From a single Pieris napi chromosome 7, ilPieNapi1.2, whole genome shotgun sequence genomic region:
- the LOC125051388 gene encoding myb/SANT-like DNA-binding domain-containing protein 3 — translation MDKKKQKPYSEYERQLLVQLVQSKIGILENRKTDAVSQKKKHEAWEELAIEFNNSNVSHTADSKQLKKMWQNMKAKARDAKTLEAQRKRTGGGPAPPEMGPMDTQVIAVMPQIMPSIDVPIDCDTLTTVEAGTGYDNDGESWRPKRARVSSIEATLESVIQPGTSQDWTDEAGLTETSVEVTTKSEPSQLSATPSAIRKNKTSFEDIKKKLLWQELDNNKKKFEIEVEHMKLKNQLEIEFLRHKYKLELEILQFKKESENK, via the exons acagaagccTTACTCGGAATATGAGAGGCAACTGCTTGTACAGTTGGTTCAGTCAAAGATTGGCATTCTAGAGAACAGGAAGACGGACGCCGTTTcccaaaaaaagaaacacgaGGCTTGGGAAGAATTAGCAATAGAATTTAATAACTCTAACGTGTCACATACT GCTGAttctaaacaattaaaaaagatgTGGCAAAATATGAAGGCAAAAGCTAGGGATGCCAAAACCCTTGAAGCCCAAAGGAAGAGGACAGGAGGAGGACCAGCACCGCCTGAAATGGGGCCAATGGACACTCAAGTGATTGCAGTCATGCCACAAATAATGCCATCAATAGATGTGCCAATAGACTGTGACACATTAACTACAGTAGAAG CTGGTACTGGTTATGACAACGACGGTGAAAGCTGGAGACCAAAGAGGGCAAGAGTGTCCAGTATAGAGGCCACACTTGAATCTGTAATTCAGCCGGGAACAAGCCAGGACTGGACTGATGAAGCTGGGTTAACGGAAACCAGTGTTGAGGTCACCACTAAAAGTGAACCCTCTCAGCTATCAGCTACACCATCAGCgatcagaaaaaataaaacttcatttgaggatattaaaaaaaaattgctgtgGCAAGAGTTagacaacaacaaaaaaaaatttgagataGAAGTGGAACACATGAAACTAAAAAATCAGTTAGAAATCGAATTTCTtcgacataaatataaattagaactagaaattttacagtttaaaaaagaatctgaaaataaatga
- the LOC125051387 gene encoding putative nuclease HARBI1 has protein sequence MENIERVLTSIENIETLGTAADMNPRMPKLYVRNEYNQNPFELYSENEFKRRYRFFKHTVLNVILPLIITNLQPFNNRGLPILPQLQILIALRFYATGCFQMVCGDLNSISQSSVCLIVNKVSAELSKLLPRFVNFPRNMTTVKRKFEELGKSNTHHGLNNIIGAIDCTHIKINRPRGITHSEAYRNRKGYFSVNVQAIIGPDLEIFDIVTRWPGSSHDSRIFRNSQAYARLVNGELEGVLVGDSGYPALNFMLTPLLNPQTRADNNYNYSQLRTRNIVERFFGVWKKKFPCLQRGLRSKLTNTSNIIIACAVLHNIGIQRGDVYDDGDLTDQTPEVEQHRNNERSTTGLAFRQSVIAQFN, from the exons ATGGAGAATATAGAGAGAGTTCTAACTTCAATAGAAAACATTGAAACGTTAGGAACTGCAGCCGATATGAATCCCCGTATGCCTAAGCTATATGTTCGGAACGAATACAACCAAAATCCTTTCGAGCTGTACAGTgagaatgaatttaaaagaaggtaccgtttttttaaacacacggTACTAAATGTGATCCTGCCACTGATAATTACAAACTTACAACCTTTTAATAACAGAGGATTGCCAATTCTACCGCAATTGCAAATACTTATTGCATTAAGGTTTTATGCAACTGGATGTTTTCAG ATGGTGTGTGGTGATTTGAACAGCATAAGCCAATCTTCAGTGtgcttaattgtaaataaagtttccgcagagttgagtaaattacttcctagatttgtgaattttccaagaaatatgaCCACAGTCAAAAGGAAGTTTGAAGAATTAGGAAAATCTAATACGCACCATGgcctaaataatataatcggaGCTATTGACTGTAcccacattaaaattaatagacccAGAGGTATCACCCACTCTGAAGCATACAGGAATAGAAAAGggtatttttctgtaaatgtgcAAGCTATAATAGGGCCTGATCtcgaaatatttgatatagtgACTAGGTGGCCTGGAAGTTCACACGACAGCAGGATATTTAGAAACAGCCAGGCGTATGCAAGACTGGTAAATGGTGAACTAGAAGGAGTTTTAGTAGGTGACAGCGGCTATCCAGCACTGAACTTCATGTTAACACCACTTTTGAATCCACAAACAAGagctgacaataattataattattctcaatTGAGAACTAGGAATATTGTTGAAAGGTTTTTCGGAGTGTGGAAAAAGAAATTTCCATGTTTGCAGAGAGGACTACGatcaaaattgacaaatacCAGCAACATAATTATAGCTTGTGctgtattacataatataggtatacagaGAGGGGATGTTTATGACGATGGTGATCTTACTGATCAAACACCAGAAGTCGAACAACACAGAAACAATGAAAGATCTACTACAGGTCTAGCATTCCGGCAATCTGTGATTGCACAATTTAACTAG